From the genome of Micromonospora lupini:
CAGCTCGGCCTGCTGCCGCTGGCCGAGCTGCGGGCCCGGTGTGCCGAGCTGCTGGCCAACCCGCTTGTGGTGCCGGCCTTCCCGCAGTATCTGGCCGGGTTCGTGCACGCGCTGGAGCCGGTGCCCGCGCTGGCGCCGTTCGTCGTCGAGACGATGTCCACGGCCTTCGCCCGGCTACCCGACCCGGTGCTGCTGCCGTGGCTGCCGACCCTGATCACGACACTGCGGGACCAGGGGCCGGAGCTGGTCCCGCTGCTGATCCGCGAAGCGGGGCGCACCTTTCCGGAGACGCTGCCGGAGCTGGATTCCTGGGTGCCGCCGTGGGCGGCCTCCCCGCCTGGCCCGGGGGTGGACGACAAGCGCGCCGTCGAAGCGCCACGCCGGCGGGTGGGCGTCCTCCTCGCCGGGCATCCGGAGGCGGTCGACGCGATCGCCGCGCTGCTCGGCCACGACGGCGGCTGGTCACCGGTCGCCGACGCCCCCGCCGCTCCGAGCGGCGCGGCAGCCCTGTTGGCGACGCATCCCGACACGGTCGAGGCCGTGGCCGCCTGGGTGGTGGGGCAGGCGTGAGCGCGACGACGGCGGGTAGGCAGCGGCCCGGCGACATGTCGACGCCCGCCGGGCAGGAGGCTTTCAATGAGCACGTACCGGGATGATCAGGGCGACCCGATTCCCCCTCCGGAGGCGGACGCCGCCGAGCAGCGGCAGGACGCGTTCGACGTCGGCCCACCGGACCGGGTGTCCGGCGACGTCGACCCGGAGGCGTCCGAGGCCGACCTCGCCGAGCAGGGCGCCCTGCCGGCGGGCACGCTCGAGGAGGTCACGTCGCTGCCGGCCGACGCCAACCCGGCGGACGCCCTCGAACAGCGTCAGGAGATCCCCGCGCGCGACGAGGGTCGCCGCACCTGACCGCGCGCCGGTGACACCCCGCCTGAGGAACTCCGCCCGCGACCAGCCGCACCCGACCCGTCGGTCGCGCCCTTGCGCCGTTGGGGACTGCCTGCCGCATACGGCGGTGCCCCCGACCGACGGGTGGGGCCCGTCGCTCAGAACCGGTGGGATTCACCGGGGTCACGGGGTGGGTGGGCGGCCAACGCCTGCTTGACCCAGCCCAAGAACCGGACGTAATGCTCCACCGGGTCGGGTCCGGTCCAGTACAGGTCGGTCAGGTCCCGGCTCGCCTCAGCCAGGCAGTCGGCCATGTCCACCCCGAGCAGCTTCGGCTCGTCCGAGTAGTCGGCCACGAGTTCGACTTTCGCCTGCTCGCACGGCCAAGGGCGCACGCAGGAGGCGCAGAACCAGAACGGCCGGACCGGGGCATGCCGTTGGCCGCTCACTGCTGAACCCCCCGGTAGCGGACCGGCGACCATGGGCCAGGCCAGCGTAGGGCCGTCGACTGGATGTGAATGACCGAGTTGACGGTTCCGAAGATGACGCCAGGTGCTCGTCGGACCCGCTCGAGTCTTTCGGTCATTCGCGCGATGGCGGCCAGCCGGCCCCGGGCGTCGAACAGCCCTCGCCGAGCAACCAGGAGTGACGCCTCAAGCTGGCTCAACCGCTCTACCTCTTGTTCCTGTTCCACTCCAGCCTCCGAGGGTGGTGTCGGATGGGGCACCCGTCGCCGCCGGTCCGCCTCCAGCGGCGACGGGGCGTAATCGGATCTCACCCTGAACGCTTCCCCCTGTCAACCTTAGCGCGCTTACCTGAGCGCGCTCATGTTAACCCGCCAGGGCCGGTCTACCTTCGTTCGCATGGCAAATGGACCGGGCGAACTTGTCGCGGCGGGCGAGGTCCTGACGATGCTCGGGGTGGGCCGCTCACGGTTCCGCCAGATCCAGCAGTCGCCACACTTCCCGGCTCCGTACGCCCGGCTGTCGGTCGGTTCGATCTGGCTCAAGGCTGATGTAGAGAAGTACATCGCCGAACACCGACGCCCCCGCCCGGTGGACGAGGACGAGTAGCCGCGTCCGCCCGTCCCCGTGGTCGCCGTGACACGAAAGAGGCCCGGCCCGGCACTGCACCGTCGCGGAGTTCGTCCGGCTTCTTGTGAATCGGTTGCGAATTGGCAGGCGTGGCCTCCCGGCCTCGCGAAGTCTCACCAAGAGGGAAAACTCGGACGAGTGCGGGGGCTTCCTGGCGTTCGGCCCGCAAGAACGAGCGGCCTCGCTGATCCGCCCCTGCCCGCATTCGACGCTGTTCGGGCGGGACCGACTCGCCCGAAGGGACCTATCGCACCCCCTTGGCGACTGGTCGGAGCTTTGTTGGCGATAGCCGCAAACGCTTGACACCGACCATTGGCGACTGACATCTTGCGAAGCAAGGCGAAGCCTTCCCGTAGGGGACGCGGGATCCATAAGGGATCATTGTGTCTACACGGAGGTACACCCCTCGATGGGCAAGAACGTCGCCACCCGCGTACTGCTGTTGGTCGTCGCCGTACTGGCGGCGAGCCTGGTCGGCATGGCAGTGGGTTGGATCAACTGGGCCACCAAGCAGAGCACGGGTGAGGCCGTCATCGCCGCAGGTGCCGCGTTCGGTGGCGCGCTGGCCGTGGTGATCCTCTCGTATAACTTCGTCATGCGGCGCGATGAGTGAGGCCGAGCCGCACACCCCCGCTCTCTGCAGGTAGGGCCTCATTTCGTCGGTCACGTCGGCATCCCGAGCACGGCGTTCGCTGCGTCGACAACGCTCACCCGTTGAAAGTGGAGCGGTCGCGCCCTGGTGGGGCCGCTACCGGCGGCGACGTCACCGGCCGGGTCAGCCGGCGACGACCTGCCACAGCAGGAACGCGTTGAGCGCGACGACCAGGACGGCCACCAGGGCCGCTGCGGCGGTGGTGAGCGGGTGGTTGACGAGGTTGCCCATGAGGTCGCGGCGGCGGGTGAAGGCGACCACCGGGATCAGCGCGAACGGGATGCCGAAGCTGAGAATGACCTGTGACAGCACCAGGGCGCGGGTGGGGTCGAGGCCGATGGCGAGCACTGCCAGCGCGGGCACGAGGGTGACAAGTCGACGCAGCAGCAGCGGGACCCGGCGGCGCAGGAAGCCCTGCATGATCACCTCACCGGCGTAGGTGCCGACGCTCGTGGAGGCGAGCCCGGAGACCAGCAGGGCGACCGCGAACCCGAACGCGGCGGCGGTGCCGATGCTCTGGCCGAGGCCGGCGTGCACCCCCTCCAGGCTGTCGGCGCCCACCGGGCCGCCGCCCCGGAAGCTGGCCGCGGCGATCAGCAGCATGGCGAGGTTGACCGCGCCGGCCGCCGTCAGGGCCAGCAGCACGTCGGTGCGCTGGCCGCGGAAGAGGGTACGACGCTCGGCGTCGTCGGTCGCGGGGATGCGGTCGCAGGTCAGCGCGGAGTGCACGTAGATGACGTGCGGCATGACTGTGGCGCCGAGGATTCCGGCGGCCAGCAGCACGCTGTCGGTGCCCTGGAGCCGTGGCACCAGGCCGGCCATGGCGGATCCCGGATCGGAGCCGGCGGCGAGCAGGTTGCCCGCGAAGGCCAGCACGATGACGCCGAGCAGCACGGTGATGGCGATCTCGAACGCGCGGAACCCGCGCGAGCGCAGCGCGAGCACGACGAACGCGGCGCCGCCGATGATGAGCCCGCCGGGCAGCAGCGGAATGCCGAAGAGGAGGTACAGGGCGACAGCGCCACCGATCACCTCGGCCAGGTCGGTGGCCATCGCGACGAGTTCGGCCTGCACCCACATCATCCGGTTCAGCGGGCGGGGCAGGCGCTCACGACACAGCTCGGGCAGGCTGCGGCCGGTGGCCAGGCCCAGCTTGGCGGTGAGGGTCTGCACCAGCATGGCCATCAGGTTGGCCACGACCACGACCCAGACGAGCAGGTAGCCGTAGCGGGCGCCGGCGGCCGAGTTGGTGGCGAAGTTGCCCGGGTCGACGTACGCGACGGCGGCGACGAACGCCGGACCGAGCAGGATCAGCCGCCCGCGTACCCGACCTCGGGCGCGGGCGACCTGCAACGGCGTCGCCGTCGGCGTCGTGAGTTCGCTGGTGACCATCGAGCACCTCCCCCTCCACACGGATCGCGTGCCCGTTCTCTTCCCGGACTGGTGACCCGTCGGTGCCAATCCCTGGCCCGGGGGTGTCAGGGCGGCCGAGCCGCTTGACAGTCGGCGCGCTCCGCACCAAGCTGTCTATTAGTCCTACTGTCGTAGGACAACAGGAAGGATCATCACGAGTGATCGAGTTCGTGCTGGACAGCCGGTCGAAGGTGAACACCTACATGCAGCTCGTGCAGCAGGTGAAGCAGGCGCTGCGGGTCGGCCTGCTCGCGCCCGGCGACCAGCTGCCGAAGGTCCGGGACGTCGCCCAGTCGCTGGCGATCAACCCGAACACGGTGCTGAAGGCGTACCGGGAGCTGGAGATCGAGGGTCTGGTCGGCGGCCGACCCGGGGTGGGCACGTTCGTCCAGCGCACCCTGGCCGGCGCGTCCCTGCCCAACCAGGCCGAGCTGCGCGACGACCTCGTGGCGTGGCTGCACCGGGCGCAGGCCGCCGGCCTCACGGCCGAGGACGTCGTCGCCCTGGTGGAGACCACGCTGCGCGCCACCCTCACCGACGACACCCAGAAAGAACCCGCGTGAGCGGTACGAGAGGACAGAGGATGGACATGGTCTTGGAGGCCGACCGGCTGGGCAAGCGGTACGGCAGAACGTGGGCGCTACGGGACTGTTCGCTGCACCTGCCGGCGGGCCGGATCGCCGCGCTGGTCGGGCCCAACGGCGCGGGCAAGAGCACGTTGCTGCACCTGGCCGTCGGACTGCTCAAGCCCGACGAGGGCGCGGTGCGGGTGTTCGGCAGGTCGCCGTACGGTGACACGGAAGGGCTTGCCGACATCGGGTTCGTCGCGCAGGACACCCCGCTGTACCGGGACTTCACCGCCGCCGAGCTGGTCGTCGCCGGCGGCAAGCTGAACAGGCGGTGGGACGCCACGCTGGCCCGGACCCGGCTGGCGCAGCTCGGCATACCGCCCGACAAGCCGGTCGGCAAACTCTCCGGCGGGCAACGGGCACAGGTGGCGCTCGCTCTGGCGCTGGCCAAGCAACCCCGGCTGCTGCTGCTCGACGAGCCGGTGGCCAGCCTCGATCCGCTGGCCCGGCGGGAGTTCCTCCAGTCGCTGATGGGCAGCGTCGCGGACTCCGGGACCACGGTTCTGCTCTCCTCGCACCTGCTGGCCGACCTGGAGCGCGTCTGCGACTACCTGATCGTGCTCAACGCCGCCCAGGTGCAGCTCACCGGCTCGGTCGACGACCTGGTGGCGGCACACCGGCAGCTCGTCGGCCCGCGACACGACGGCGGTCCGATCGGCGGCGTCGCGCAGGTGGTCCGGGCCAGCCACACCGACAGGCAGTCCACGCTGCTGGTGCGCACCGACGGGCCGGTCACCGACCCGGCCTGGGCGGTGCGCGACGTCAGCCTGGAGGACGTCGTCCTGGCCTACCTGGCCGACGGCGTCACGCAGACCAGTCACAGCGAGTGGGGAGTGGCGGCATGATCTGGCTGACCTGGCGGCAACACCGCAAGCTGGCGTTCTACACCCTCCTCGGGCTCGCGGTGCTCGCCGCCGTGCTGGTGCCGATCGGCCTGTCGATGCGGCACACGTTCGCCGACCTCGGGCTTGCGGGGTGCTTACGCCCGTCCGCCCTCAGCGAGGCCGCCGCGCAGACCTGCGACGCGAGCCTCCGCCGTTTCAGCGACAGGTACGACAGTCTGAACCTGGTAGCGGTGCTGCTGATCACCCTGCCGGTGCTGGTCGGCCTGTTCTGGGGCGCACCGCTTGTCGCTCGCGAGGTGGAGCAGGGCACGCACCGGTTCGTCTGGACCCAGGGCGTCGGCCGCAACCGCTGGGCGCTTGTGAAGTTCGGGCTGATCGGCGGGGCCGTCGTGCTCCTCGCGGCCTGCTACGGACTCGGCGTGTCGTGGTGGGTCGACCCGCTCACCAAGGCCGCGCACGAGGGCCGACTCGGCGTGATCGTCTTCGACCTGCAGGGCATCGTGCCGATCGGCTACACCCTCTTCGCCGTGGCGCTGGGCATCTTCGCCGGCACCATCTGGAAACGGATGCTGCCCGCCATGGGCATCACCCTGGCCGGGTTCATCGGCGTACGGGCAGCTGTGGAGATGCTGGCCCGACCGCACTACCAGCCCGCCCGCACCCAGACCTTCCCGATCGAGGGGCCCGGGATTCCGGAGGGAGACCGGGGCAACTGGGTGCTCGCCGTCGGAATCCGGAACCCCGACGGGACGATGGTCGCGGAGAACACGCGGATCCAGTGCCCACCGGGTGGCAAGGGCCCGACCGGCCAGGCATGCGGCGCCGAGCTGGGCCTCAAACCGGGCGCGTACAACTGGGAGATGTACCAGCCGGCGGACCGGTTCTGGCTCTTCCAGGGGATCGAGACGGGCATCTTCGTCGCCCTCGCCGTGCTCCTGCTCTACCTCGCCATCCGCCGGGTGCGTCGGATCGCGTAGCCGACGACTGGTGATCGCCGGAGCCACGGGGGCCCCGGCGATCACCCGTCAGCGCAGGCCCTCGGCGGTCAGTGTGAGCCAGGACGCGAGGTCGCGCAGCTCGTCGTGCACGGCTCGGGTCAACTCCGGGGTGAAGGGCACGTCCTCGTGGACGGCGTGCTGACGCACCACGGTCAGCAGGTCGGTCGGCCGAGGGGCGGCCAGCAGTTGCGCCCGCACGGCGATCCGGCGTGCCTGCGCGCGATCGAGCTGATGGGGAACCACGCCGCCGAGCCTAACGGCGCTCACCGACAGGGCCGCGACCTTGCCGAGCCGATGGCCGGCGGCGCAGCGCGGGCTACGCGGGCGCGGTGGCCTCGGGCTGGCCCGCGACGCCGACGTTGAGCGGGTCGGCCAGGAGCTTGTCGAACGCCAGCTCGGCGGCGCCGATCAGAACGGCGTCGCGGCCGAGCGCCGCCGCCCGCAGGCGGAGGTGCTCGCGGGAGGCCGGCAGGGGCATGGCGTCCAGCCGCCGCCGCACCGTGTCCGCACCGGCGATGAAGATGTCGCGCAGCGAGCCACCGAACACCACGGCGTCGGGATTGACCACGTTCACCAGGTTGGCCACGCCGAAGCCGAGCCAGTCGGCGACCTGCTCGACGGCCTGGAGGGCGGCCGGATCGCCGTCCGCCGCCGCGCGCAGCACCTCGGTCACGGCGGCACGGTCGTCGGGGTCGCGCCCGGCGTGCCGCAGCAGCGCGGCTTCACCGATCTCGGTCTCCCAGCAGCCACGTGAGCCGCAGCCGCACGCCCGGCCGTTCGGGTTGACGACCATGTGGCCGACCTTGCCGCTGTGGCCCCGGTGGCCGATCATCAACCGGCCACCGACCACGATGCCGGCGCTGATGCCCAGGTCGCCGTGCAGGTAGATGAGGTCGTCGATACCGGGGGCCACGCCCCGGATGTGCTCGGCCAGGCCCGCGATGTCGGCGAGGTCGCCGGCCACGAACCCCGGGCCGGCGGTGAGTTCGGCTTCGAGCGCCACGCTGAGGCCCTCGTCGACGCCGACGATCCGGAGCCTGCCGTCCGCGTCGCGGGTGGTGTCGGTGACGGCGACCGCGCCGCCGACCAGGAGCGCGTCGGGGGCGACACTTCGTTCCATGTCGCGGACGAGTTCGGCCAGCGGGCCGACGGCGTCGACCGCCGACATGCCACCGGGACGGGCGACCTCGCGCAGGTCGAGGATGCGACCGCCGAGGCCGACCCGCGCCGCGCGCAGGCGGTCAGCGTCGATGCTGAGGGCGTGCGCGTAGACCCGGTCGGAGCGGGGGCTGACCACGAGGGAGGGACGGCCGGCACGCCGGGCGGTGGTCGGCGCCTCCTCCGTGACGAGGCCGCTCGCGGTCAGGTCGGCGGCGAGCGCGCCGATGGTGCTGCGGTTGAGGCCGAGACGGCTGGTCAGCTCGGCCCGGGACGTCGGCCCGTGCAGGTGCACGTAGCGCAGCACGGCGCCGAGGTTCTGCCGCCGGATCTCCTCCTGGCTCGCGCCGGGGACCGGGGGCAGCGGGGATTCGGGGTTACGGCCGGCCCCGGCTGGCCTGGACCGTACGGGTGTCTCCACGGTCAGACCTCCTTAAAGGATCGGTGCCGGGTGGGCGAGGAGGCACGGACGACGATGGGTCCCGGAAGAGGAGATCCGGGACCCATCGGCGTTGCTGCCTACCGTGTGCGTGATTACTTGGTGAGCGGCGCGAGCTTCGGGTCGTTCGCGTACGCCTCGGCCGCGTTCGCCTTGGTGACGGCGACCGGCGGGAGCAGGAACGTGTCGACGACCTTGCTGCCGTTGTTGTACGACTTGGTGTCGTTCACCTGCGGGGTGTTACCGGCCTGGAGAGCCTTGACCATGTTGATGGTCTCCTTCACCAGGTTGCGGGTGTCCTTGTTGATCGTCATGTACTGCTCGCCCTTGACGATCGACTTGACCGACTCCACCTCGGAGTCCTGGCCGGTGACGATCGGGGTCGTCTTGCCGGCGCCCTTGACCGAGGTCAGGATGGCGCGGGCCAGGGTGTCGTTCGGGGAGAGGACGCCGTCCAGCTCCTTGCTGCCGTAGGTCGAGGTCAGCAGCTGGTCCATGCGGGCCTGCGCACCCTCGGCCTTCCAGCCCTGGATGGCGGTCTGCTTGACGTCCTTCTGACCCGAGGCGACGACGACGTTGCCCTTGTCGATCTCCGGCTTGAGCACGCTCATCGCGCCGTCGAAGAAGACACCGGCGTTGTTGTCGTCCGGCGAGCCGGAGAACAGCTCGATGTTGTACGGGCCGTTCGGCTTCTTGGCCTTCATGCCGTCCAGCAGGGCCTGGCCCTGGAGCTGGCCGACCTTGAAGTTGTCGAACGCGACGTAGTAGTCGAGGTCCGGCGTGTTCTTGATCAGACGGTCGTACGCGATGACCTTCACGCCGGCCTGGTGGGCCGCGGCGACCTGGGTCGACAGCTGCGCGGCGTCGGTCGCGCCGATGACGATGACCTTGGCGCCCTTGGTGACCATGGCGGTGATCTGGGCCTGCTGGTCGGCGACAGTGGTCGACGCGCCGGCGTACTGCACGTCACCCTGGAAGCCGGCCTCCTTGAGGCCGTTGGTGAACAGGTCACCGGCGAGAACCCAGTTCTCGGAGGTCTTGGCCGGCAGGGCGACACCGATCAGGGAGTTCGCCGCGAAGCCCTTGGCCTCGCCGCCGGAGCTGCCGGAGTCGCCGTCGCGGCCGGAGCCGCAGCCAGCGAGGGCCAGCATGGCGGCGGCGCCGACAGCGACCACCGACGTGCCGAAGAATTTACGCATGGTGAGGACTTGCCTTTCTGGAAGTGGAACGGGGTGGAGAGGTCGGTGACCGTCAGCCGGACACCGCTGCCTTGGCGGGCTCGCGCTCCGCGTCCGGCGGTGAGGCGGGTGGGACGGAGTCGTCGCGGCGGAACGGCCGCATCAGGCTCCCGATGATGGAGAAGCGCCCCTGGCTCTTGTTGTAGACGTCGATCGCGACGGCCAGCAGCAGGACCAGGCCCTTGATGATCTGGACCTTGTCGGTGCCCACACCTTCGAGCTGGAGGCCGTTGTTGAGCACGGCCATGACGAGACCACCGACGATCGAGCCGCTGATGGTGCCGATGCCGCCGGCGACGGCCGCGCCACCGATGAAGACCGCGGCGATGGCGTCCAGCTCCCAACCGTTGCCGTCCTGCGGACCGGAGGCCGCCGAACGGGCCACGAAGATCATGCCGGCCAGCGCGGCCAGGACGGACATGTTCATCATGACGAAGAAGTTGACCCGCTTGAGCTTCACGCCGGACAGCTCGGCCGCCCGGGCGTTGCCGCCCACCGCGTAGATGTGCCGGCCACCGGCCGTGTTGCGGGTGTAGAAGGAGTACGCGATCACCAGCAGCAGCAGGATGATCCCGGAGATCGGGAAGCTGGTGCCGACTCGACCGCTGGCGAAGCGCAGCGCCGCGAAGGCGATCACGCCGACCATGACGGCCATCCGCAGGACCGAGATCCACATGGGCGCCGGGTCGGCGTCCATGGCCCGACGGGTCTTACGGGCCTGGAGCTCGCGCCACACCACTGCCACCGCGGCGGCCAGGCCGAGCAGCAGCGTCGCGTTGTTGTAGCCGGTGTCCGGCCCGAACTCGGGCAGGAACCCGGAGCCGATGTCCCGGAAGCCCTCCGGCACCGGAATGCTCTGCGCGTTGCCGATGAACTGGTTGCCACCGCGGAAGAGCAGCATGCCGGCCAGGGTGACGATGAACGCCGGCACCCCGATGTAGGCCACCCAGAACCCCTGCCAGGCGCCGATCGCCGCGCCGATGGCGAGGCCGAACACGATGGCGGC
Proteins encoded in this window:
- a CDS encoding helix-turn-helix transcriptional regulator, coding for MANGPGELVAAGEVLTMLGVGRSRFRQIQQSPHFPAPYARLSVGSIWLKADVEKYIAEHRRPRPVDEDE
- a CDS encoding Nramp family divalent metal transporter, translated to MVTSELTTPTATPLQVARARGRVRGRLILLGPAFVAAVAYVDPGNFATNSAAGARYGYLLVWVVVVANLMAMLVQTLTAKLGLATGRSLPELCRERLPRPLNRMMWVQAELVAMATDLAEVIGGAVALYLLFGIPLLPGGLIIGGAAFVVLALRSRGFRAFEIAITVLLGVIVLAFAGNLLAAGSDPGSAMAGLVPRLQGTDSVLLAAGILGATVMPHVIYVHSALTCDRIPATDDAERRTLFRGQRTDVLLALTAAGAVNLAMLLIAAASFRGGGPVGADSLEGVHAGLGQSIGTAAAFGFAVALLVSGLASTSVGTYAGEVIMQGFLRRRVPLLLRRLVTLVPALAVLAIGLDPTRALVLSQVILSFGIPFALIPVVAFTRRRDLMGNLVNHPLTTAAAALVAVLVVALNAFLLWQVVAG
- a CDS encoding GntR family transcriptional regulator, coding for MIEFVLDSRSKVNTYMQLVQQVKQALRVGLLAPGDQLPKVRDVAQSLAINPNTVLKAYRELEIEGLVGGRPGVGTFVQRTLAGASLPNQAELRDDLVAWLHRAQAAGLTAEDVVALVETTLRATLTDDTQKEPA
- a CDS encoding ABC transporter ATP-binding protein, with translation MDMVLEADRLGKRYGRTWALRDCSLHLPAGRIAALVGPNGAGKSTLLHLAVGLLKPDEGAVRVFGRSPYGDTEGLADIGFVAQDTPLYRDFTAAELVVAGGKLNRRWDATLARTRLAQLGIPPDKPVGKLSGGQRAQVALALALAKQPRLLLLDEPVASLDPLARREFLQSLMGSVADSGTTVLLSSHLLADLERVCDYLIVLNAAQVQLTGSVDDLVAAHRQLVGPRHDGGPIGGVAQVVRASHTDRQSTLLVRTDGPVTDPAWAVRDVSLEDVVLAYLADGVTQTSHSEWGVAA
- a CDS encoding transporter translates to MIWLTWRQHRKLAFYTLLGLAVLAAVLVPIGLSMRHTFADLGLAGCLRPSALSEAAAQTCDASLRRFSDRYDSLNLVAVLLITLPVLVGLFWGAPLVAREVEQGTHRFVWTQGVGRNRWALVKFGLIGGAVVLLAACYGLGVSWWVDPLTKAAHEGRLGVIVFDLQGIVPIGYTLFAVALGIFAGTIWKRMLPAMGITLAGFIGVRAAVEMLARPHYQPARTQTFPIEGPGIPEGDRGNWVLAVGIRNPDGTMVAENTRIQCPPGGKGPTGQACGAELGLKPGAYNWEMYQPADRFWLFQGIETGIFVALAVLLLYLAIRRVRRIA
- a CDS encoding ROK family transcriptional regulator, which translates into the protein MPPVPGASQEEIRRQNLGAVLRYVHLHGPTSRAELTSRLGLNRSTIGALAADLTASGLVTEEAPTTARRAGRPSLVVSPRSDRVYAHALSIDADRLRAARVGLGGRILDLREVARPGGMSAVDAVGPLAELVRDMERSVAPDALLVGGAVAVTDTTRDADGRLRIVGVDEGLSVALEAELTAGPGFVAGDLADIAGLAEHIRGVAPGIDDLIYLHGDLGISAGIVVGGRLMIGHRGHSGKVGHMVVNPNGRACGCGSRGCWETEIGEAALLRHAGRDPDDRAAVTEVLRAAADGDPAALQAVEQVADWLGFGVANLVNVVNPDAVVFGGSLRDIFIAGADTVRRRLDAMPLPASREHLRLRAAALGRDAVLIGAAELAFDKLLADPLNVGVAGQPEATAPA
- a CDS encoding substrate-binding domain-containing protein → MRKFFGTSVVAVGAAAMLALAGCGSGRDGDSGSSGGEAKGFAANSLIGVALPAKTSENWVLAGDLFTNGLKEAGFQGDVQYAGASTTVADQQAQITAMVTKGAKVIVIGATDAAQLSTQVAAAHQAGVKVIAYDRLIKNTPDLDYYVAFDNFKVGQLQGQALLDGMKAKKPNGPYNIELFSGSPDDNNAGVFFDGAMSVLKPEIDKGNVVVASGQKDVKQTAIQGWKAEGAQARMDQLLTSTYGSKELDGVLSPNDTLARAILTSVKGAGKTTPIVTGQDSEVESVKSIVKGEQYMTINKDTRNLVKETINMVKALQAGNTPQVNDTKSYNNGSKVVDTFLLPPVAVTKANAAEAYANDPKLAPLTK
- the mmsB gene encoding multiple monosaccharide ABC transporter permease, giving the protein MSRIKDLQKNLFGGTTSNARQFGMIFTLVAIVLIFQIWTNGLTLRSDNLIALFQQNSYILILAIGMLMVIVAGHIDLSVGSVAAFTGILVAKSMTEWDLPWPAAIVFGLAIGAAIGAWQGFWVAYIGVPAFIVTLAGMLLFRGGNQFIGNAQSIPVPEGFRDIGSGFLPEFGPDTGYNNATLLLGLAAAVAVVWRELQARKTRRAMDADPAPMWISVLRMAVMVGVIAFAALRFASGRVGTSFPISGIILLLLVIAYSFYTRNTAGGRHIYAVGGNARAAELSGVKLKRVNFFVMMNMSVLAALAGMIFVARSAASGPQDGNGWELDAIAAVFIGGAAVAGGIGTISGSIVGGLVMAVLNNGLQLEGVGTDKVQIIKGLVLLLAVAIDVYNKSQGRFSIIGSLMRPFRRDDSVPPASPPDAEREPAKAAVSG